The Deltaproteobacteria bacterium genome includes a region encoding these proteins:
- a CDS encoding NAD(P)H-dependent oxidoreductase — protein sequence MIVSVILAHPNSQSFNHAIARTAADELSRNGHEVRFHDLCAEKFDPILSSAEIPDTAVVPNIIETHCREVASADGIVIVHPNWWGQPPAILKGWIDRVLRPGVAYNFLEGNAGEGIPIGLLKAKVAIVFNTSNTPEEREQEVFGDPLELIWRQCIFDLCGVNNFCREMFRVVVTSTQSERAEWLEKVKKTINIYFPQELYVDA from the coding sequence ATGATCGTGTCCGTGATTCTCGCGCACCCAAATTCCCAGAGCTTCAATCATGCAATCGCGCGGACTGCCGCGGATGAACTGAGTCGGAACGGACACGAGGTCCGCTTTCATGATTTGTGCGCGGAAAAATTTGACCCGATTCTATCGAGCGCGGAAATCCCGGACACGGCCGTTGTTCCAAATATAATCGAAACTCATTGCCGGGAGGTTGCTTCTGCCGATGGAATTGTCATAGTTCATCCAAATTGGTGGGGACAACCTCCCGCCATTTTGAAGGGATGGATCGACAGAGTATTACGTCCTGGGGTTGCATATAACTTTCTGGAAGGGAACGCTGGTGAAGGGATTCCGATCGGATTATTAAAGGCGAAAGTTGCTATCGTCTTTAATACATCGAATACACCAGAAGAACGAGAACAGGAAGTATTTGGTGACCCACTCGAACTCATATGGAGACAATGCATATTTGATCTTTGTGGGGTAAATAATTTCTGTCGGGAAATGTTTCGGGTTGTTGTCACAAGCACGCAAAGTGAACGTGCTGAATGGTTAGAAAAGGTTAAGAAAACGATCAATATTTATTTTCCTCAAGAATTATATGTTGATGCCTAA
- a CDS encoding type II toxin-antitoxin system Phd/YefM family antitoxin, which translates to MGKVPNIIPISDLRQDAAAIVKRVRVSKEPVFITQRGRSAVVIESTESYEKKEHDLELLRLLAQGDREIAAGKGYDLDTVMAELDSLLAEG; encoded by the coding sequence ATTGGCAAGGTGCCGAATATCATTCCGATCTCCGATCTTCGCCAAGATGCAGCAGCTATTGTGAAGCGTGTCCGGGTCTCGAAAGAGCCGGTTTTTATCACGCAGCGGGGGCGATCTGCTGTGGTGATAGAGAGTACCGAGTCATATGAAAAGAAGGAACACGATCTCGAACTTCTTCGCCTCTTGGCCCAGGGGGACAGGGAAATTGCAGCGGGGAAGGGGTACGATCTCGACACGGTTATGGCGGAATTGGATTCCCTGCTCGCGGAAGGCTAA
- a CDS encoding type II toxin-antitoxin system RelE/ParE family toxin, whose product MAKILFTPSARAQIISAINYIQRENREAARRFRRRVETVLRRLNKFPDSGRQIPEFPSLPHREDIVAPYRFFYRAVGKKVWIVAVWHGAQLPEVPENIEGV is encoded by the coding sequence ATGGCGAAAATACTATTCACGCCATCCGCTCGCGCCCAGATCATTTCCGCTATCAATTATATCCAGAGAGAAAATCGTGAAGCCGCTCGTCGTTTCCGGCGGCGTGTTGAAACCGTCTTGCGACGGTTGAACAAGTTTCCTGACTCCGGGCGGCAGATCCCAGAGTTTCCAAGTCTTCCGCACAGGGAAGATATCGTTGCGCCATATCGATTTTTCTATCGCGCCGTTGGGAAAAAAGTATGGATTGTCGCGGTGTGGCATGGGGCGCAACTCCCCGAAGTTCCAGAAAATATTGAAGGCGTCTAA
- a CDS encoding DUF4160 domain-containing protein produces MPTIKIIGAYRFFFYSNEGEEPPHIHVTREKSSAKFWLRPIRLAYSNGFKGAELRNLEKIVTRYQAQFLEAWDAYFKG; encoded by the coding sequence TTGCCGACGATAAAAATTATCGGGGCGTATCGGTTTTTCTTTTATAGCAACGAGGGAGAGGAGCCACCGCATATTCATGTGACGAGGGAAAAGAGCTCGGCAAAGTTTTGGCTTCGACCTATTCGGCTTGCATATTCCAACGGATTCAAGGGGGCGGAACTTCGTAATTTGGAAAAAATCGTCACGAGATATCAGGCACAATTTCTGGAGGCATGGGATGCGTACTTCAAAGGCTGA
- a CDS encoding DUF2442 domain-containing protein, with product MRTSKAEVIPRAQAVKVTADDLIVELTDGRSIIVPLAWFPRLLHATTAQRRKWEFVGEGEGIHWPLIDEDLSVAGLLRGTPAPQKSRRAG from the coding sequence ATGCGTACTTCAAAGGCTGAAGTTATTCCGCGTGCTCAAGCCGTGAAAGTAACGGCAGATGATCTGATCGTGGAACTGACTGATGGAAGGAGCATTATCGTTCCGTTGGCTTGGTTCCCGCGGTTACTTCATGCGACTACTGCACAACGAAGGAAATGGGAATTTGTAGGGGAAGGCGAAGGAATCCATTGGCCATTGATCGATGAGGATCTTAGTGTGGCAGGACTACTTCGCGGAACCCCCGCACCACAAAAATCTCGCCGAGCGGGCTAA
- a CDS encoding type II toxin-antitoxin system VapB family antitoxin encodes MPTNLHIETKLLEEAQRLGQHRTKRETVNEALREYIQYRKRLQAVKAFGTIDFDPGYDYKKMRKAR; translated from the coding sequence ATGCCGACGAATCTTCATATCGAAACGAAATTGCTCGAGGAGGCGCAACGGTTGGGGCAACACCGCACGAAACGCGAAACGGTCAACGAGGCGTTGCGCGAATATATCCAGTATAGGAAACGCTTGCAAGCGGTGAAGGCGTTCGGAACGATCGATTTTGACCCGGGCTATGATTACAAGAAAATGCGGAAAGCCCGTTGA
- a CDS encoding PIN domain-containing protein, which produces MIVVDTSVWSLAFRRRNWPKGVMPGVVQLLEKLTRDKQRVVVPGIVNQELLSGIKEPSQAEKIMGIMEGYPILLATQDHHIKAANISNVCRKAGVSAATVDCLIAAQCIMEKGILLTMDDDFSLMARHCTLRLYPIPID; this is translated from the coding sequence TTGATCGTTGTCGACACGTCGGTTTGGTCGCTGGCATTTCGGCGGCGCAACTGGCCGAAGGGGGTTATGCCAGGGGTTGTCCAACTCTTGGAGAAATTGACTCGCGACAAACAACGAGTGGTCGTCCCAGGCATAGTTAATCAGGAACTATTGTCCGGGATCAAAGAGCCATCTCAAGCAGAGAAAATAATGGGGATTATGGAAGGGTACCCCATACTATTGGCAACCCAGGACCATCACATAAAAGCGGCAAATATTTCTAACGTTTGCAGAAAAGCGGGTGTTTCAGCCGCAACTGTCGATTGTCTGATTGCGGCTCAATGCATTATGGAAAAAGGAATTCTACTCACGATGGATGATGATTTTTCCCTCATGGCAAGACATTGTACGTTACGACTTTATCCGATTCCAATTGATTGA
- a CDS encoding CopG family transcriptional regulator: MKTAMKRATVYFDSQIHRALRLKAAETELSVSELVNKAVKLSLAEDAEDLAAFEERAHEPNLAFEDFLKDLRKRGKL; the protein is encoded by the coding sequence ATGAAAACAGCGATGAAAAGAGCAACGGTATATTTCGATTCCCAGATCCACAGGGCTCTGCGTCTTAAGGCCGCCGAAACGGAACTATCCGTCTCGGAATTGGTCAACAAGGCTGTAAAGTTGAGCTTGGCTGAAGACGCTGAAGATTTGGCCGCTTTTGAGGAGCGAGCCCACGAACCGAATCTTGCCTTCGAGGATTTCCTTAAGGATCTGCGGAAACGTGGCAAGCTATAG
- a CDS encoding type II toxin-antitoxin system RelE/ParE family toxin has product MASYRLSIKPSAAKEIEALPKNDRIRIIKRIKGLAENPRPPGSEKLTGNDKYRVRQGQYRIVYSVSEQELIVLVVKVAHRREVYR; this is encoded by the coding sequence GTGGCAAGCTATAGGCTTTCCATCAAGCCGTCTGCCGCCAAAGAGATAGAAGCCCTCCCTAAAAACGATCGTATCCGCATTATCAAGCGGATAAAAGGCCTCGCTGAAAATCCTAGACCTCCTGGTTCCGAGAAGTTAACAGGAAATGACAAATATCGTGTCCGCCAGGGGCAGTATCGAATTGTTTACTCGGTTTCAGAACAAGAGCTTATTGTTTTGGTTGTTAAAGTTGCACATCGTCGTGAAGTTTATCGGTGA